One window of the Oncorhynchus gorbuscha isolate QuinsamMale2020 ecotype Even-year linkage group LG17, OgorEven_v1.0, whole genome shotgun sequence genome contains the following:
- the LOC124001491 gene encoding maleylacetoacetate isomerase-like isoform X1: MRLSLACLKKPILHGYFRSSCSWRVRIAFALKGIEFDQVPVNLIKDGGQQLTDQYKALNSMQQVPAVQIDGITLSQSLAVIQYIEETRPGPRLLPADPKKRAQVRMISDLIASGIQPVQNLYVLQKIGAEKLQWAQHFIQRGFEALEPILKETASKYCVGDEISMADICLVPQVYNAERFKVDVDQFPTIKRLNQTLMKVEAFKVSHPSCQPDTPADICT; this comes from the exons ATGCGGCTCTCACTCGCATGCCTCAAAAAG CCCATTCTTCATGGATATTTCAGGAGTTCATGTTCTTGGAGGGTTCGAATTG CTTTTGCTCTGAAAGGTATTGAATTTGACCAAGTCCCAGTCAATCTTATCAAAGATGGGGGTCAGCAG CTTACAGACCAATACAAGGCGTTAAACTCTATGCAACAAGTGCCTGCTGTCCAAATTGATGGCATCACCCTGTCTCAGTCG CTGGCAGTGATCCAGTACATTGAGGAGACCAGACCAGGACCCAGGCTTCTCCCTGCAGACCCAAAGAAGCGTGCCCAGGTGCGCATGATCTCTGACCTCATCGCCTCCGGGATCCAGCCCGTACAG AATTTGTATGTGCTACAGAAGATTGGAGCAGAGAAGTTGCAGTGGGCGCAGCATTTCATCCAAAGAGGTTTTGAAG CCTTGGAGCCCATTCTGAAAGAGACGGCAAGCAAGTACTGCGTAGGGGACGAG ATCTCCATGGCAGACATCTGTCTCGTCCCTCAAGTCTATAATGCTGAACG GTTCAAAGTGGACGTTGATCAGTTCCCAACTATCAAAAGGCTAAACCAAACCTTAATGAAGGTAGAGGCTTTCAAAGTGAGTCATCCATCTTGCCAACCAGATACACCTGCTGACATATGTACATGA
- the LOC124001491 gene encoding maleylacetoacetate isomerase-like isoform X2, which translates to MATQTKPILHGYFRSSCSWRVRIAFALKGIEFDQVPVNLIKDGGQQLTDQYKALNSMQQVPAVQIDGITLSQSLAVIQYIEETRPGPRLLPADPKKRAQVRMISDLIASGIQPVQNLYVLQKIGAEKLQWAQHFIQRGFEALEPILKETASKYCVGDEISMADICLVPQVYNAERFKVDVDQFPTIKRLNQTLMKVEAFKVSHPSCQPDTPADICT; encoded by the exons ATGGCAACTCAAACAAAG CCCATTCTTCATGGATATTTCAGGAGTTCATGTTCTTGGAGGGTTCGAATTG CTTTTGCTCTGAAAGGTATTGAATTTGACCAAGTCCCAGTCAATCTTATCAAAGATGGGGGTCAGCAG CTTACAGACCAATACAAGGCGTTAAACTCTATGCAACAAGTGCCTGCTGTCCAAATTGATGGCATCACCCTGTCTCAGTCG CTGGCAGTGATCCAGTACATTGAGGAGACCAGACCAGGACCCAGGCTTCTCCCTGCAGACCCAAAGAAGCGTGCCCAGGTGCGCATGATCTCTGACCTCATCGCCTCCGGGATCCAGCCCGTACAG AATTTGTATGTGCTACAGAAGATTGGAGCAGAGAAGTTGCAGTGGGCGCAGCATTTCATCCAAAGAGGTTTTGAAG CCTTGGAGCCCATTCTGAAAGAGACGGCAAGCAAGTACTGCGTAGGGGACGAG ATCTCCATGGCAGACATCTGTCTCGTCCCTCAAGTCTATAATGCTGAACG GTTCAAAGTGGACGTTGATCAGTTCCCAACTATCAAAAGGCTAAACCAAACCTTAATGAAGGTAGAGGCTTTCAAAGTGAGTCATCCATCTTGCCAACCAGATACACCTGCTGACATATGTACATGA
- the LOC124001489 gene encoding methylmalonate-semialdehyde dehydrogenase [acylating], mitochondrial-like isoform X1, with amino-acid sequence MATTVMRSLLKKGQVPLQVRHMCYSSSVPTTKLFINGKFVESKTSEWLDIHNPATNEVIARVPKATQEEMLAAVDSCSQSYHSWSETSILERQQIFLRYQQLIKDNIKELARSITLEQGKTLADAEGDVFRGLQVVEHTCSITSLMLGETLPSITKDMDTYTYRLPIGVCAGIAPFNFPAMIPLWMFPMGMVCGNTYLLKPSERVPACTMLLAKMLQDAGMPDGTLNIIHGQHDTVNFICDHPAIKAISFVGSNQAGEYIYERGSKNGKRVQSNMGAKNHGVVMPDANKETTLNQLVGAAFGAAGQRCMALSTAILVGEARSWLPELVDRAKALRVNAGDQAGVDVGPLISPQAKERVNGLIQSGVDEGAQLLLDGRNVKVQGYENGNFVGPTIICNVTPQMKCYTEEIFGPVLVVLEAESLDDAISLVNNNPYGNGTAIFTTNGATARKYTHKVDVGQIGVNVPIPVPLPMFSFTGSRGSFRGDTNFYGKQGIQFYTQIKTVTSQWKAEDSTVKTPAVSMPTMGR; translated from the exons ATGGCAACGACTGTAATGAGGTCACTGTTGAAGAAAGGG CAGGTACCTCTTCAGGTCAGGCACATGTGTTACTCCTCCTCAGTG CCCACCACAAAGTTGTTTATTAATGGGAAGTTCGTTGAATCCAAGACTTCAGAATGGTTAGATATTCACAATCCG GCCACCAACGAGGTGATAGCCCGCGTCCCCAAGGCTACACAGGAAGAGATGCTGGCTGCTGTGGACTCCTGCTCACAGTCCTACCACTCCTGGTCTGAAACCTCCATCTTGGAACGCCAACAGATCTTTCTGCGCTATCAGCAGCTTATCAAGGACAACATT AAAGAGCTTGCCAGGAGCATTACTCTGGAGCAGGGCAAGACCCTGGCAGATGCAGAGGGGGATGTGTTCAGAGGATTGC aggTGGTGGAGCACACATGCAGCATCACCTCCCTGATGCTGGGGGAGACTCTGCCCTCCATCACAAAAGACATGGACACCTACACCTACCGCCTGCCCATCGGGGTGTGTGCCGGCATCGCCCCCTTCAACTTCCCCGCCATGATCCCTCTGTGGATGTTCCCCATGGGCATGGTGTGTGGCAACACCTACCTGCTGAAGCCCTCAGAGCGGGTGCCAGCCTGCACCATGCTGTTGGCCAAGATGCTGCAGGATGCTGGGATGCCAGACGGGACCCTGAACATCATTCATGGCCAGCACGACA CTGTCAACTTCATCTGTGATCATCCGGCCATCAAGGCTATCAGCTTTGTGGGCTCTAACCAAGCCGGAGAGTACATCTATGAGAGGGGATCTAAAAATGGCAAGAGAGTACAGTCCAACATG GGAGCAAAGAACCATGGTGTGGTGATGCCTGATGCAAATAAGGAGACCACTCTGAACCAGCTGGTGGGTGCAGCTTTCGGGGCAGCAGGGCAGCGCTGCATGGCCCTCTCCACGGCCATCCTGGTTGGCGAGGCCCGCAGCTGGCTGCCTGAACTGGTGGATCGTGCAAAAGCTCTGCGAGTTAATGCAG GGGACCAGGCAGGTGTGGATGTGGGGCCCCTGATCTCCCCTCAGGCCAAGGAAAGGGTCAACGGCCTGATTCAGAGTGGGGTGGACGAGGGAGCTCAGCTGCTGCTCGATGGCAGGAATGTCAAAGTCCAGGGCTATGAGAATGGCAACTTTGTGGGGCCCACCATCATTTGCAATGTCACA CCCCAGATGAAGTGCTATACTGAGGAGATCTTTGGGCCTGTCCTGGTTGTACTGGAGGCTGAATCCTTGGATGACGCCATCAGCCTTGTTAACAATAACCCTTATGGCAATGGCACAGCTATCTTCACCACCAACGGAGCCACAGCACGCAAATACACTCACAAGGTGGATGTAGGCCAG ATTGGGGTGAACGTTCCCATCCCTGTTCCTCTGCCCATGTTTTCCTTCACTGGCTCAAGAGGCTCCTTCAGAGGAGACACCAACTTCTACGGCAAACAA GGCATCCAGTTTTACACACAGATCAAAACTGTTACTTCTCAATGGAAGGCCGAAGACTCAACCGTGAAAACCCCTGCAGTTTCCATGCCAACCATGGGACGCTAA
- the LOC124001489 gene encoding methylmalonate-semialdehyde dehydrogenase [acylating], mitochondrial-like isoform X2, whose protein sequence is MATTVMRSLLKKGVPLQVRHMCYSSSVPTTKLFINGKFVESKTSEWLDIHNPATNEVIARVPKATQEEMLAAVDSCSQSYHSWSETSILERQQIFLRYQQLIKDNIKELARSITLEQGKTLADAEGDVFRGLQVVEHTCSITSLMLGETLPSITKDMDTYTYRLPIGVCAGIAPFNFPAMIPLWMFPMGMVCGNTYLLKPSERVPACTMLLAKMLQDAGMPDGTLNIIHGQHDTVNFICDHPAIKAISFVGSNQAGEYIYERGSKNGKRVQSNMGAKNHGVVMPDANKETTLNQLVGAAFGAAGQRCMALSTAILVGEARSWLPELVDRAKALRVNAGDQAGVDVGPLISPQAKERVNGLIQSGVDEGAQLLLDGRNVKVQGYENGNFVGPTIICNVTPQMKCYTEEIFGPVLVVLEAESLDDAISLVNNNPYGNGTAIFTTNGATARKYTHKVDVGQIGVNVPIPVPLPMFSFTGSRGSFRGDTNFYGKQGIQFYTQIKTVTSQWKAEDSTVKTPAVSMPTMGR, encoded by the exons ATGGCAACGACTGTAATGAGGTCACTGTTGAAGAAAGGG GTACCTCTTCAGGTCAGGCACATGTGTTACTCCTCCTCAGTG CCCACCACAAAGTTGTTTATTAATGGGAAGTTCGTTGAATCCAAGACTTCAGAATGGTTAGATATTCACAATCCG GCCACCAACGAGGTGATAGCCCGCGTCCCCAAGGCTACACAGGAAGAGATGCTGGCTGCTGTGGACTCCTGCTCACAGTCCTACCACTCCTGGTCTGAAACCTCCATCTTGGAACGCCAACAGATCTTTCTGCGCTATCAGCAGCTTATCAAGGACAACATT AAAGAGCTTGCCAGGAGCATTACTCTGGAGCAGGGCAAGACCCTGGCAGATGCAGAGGGGGATGTGTTCAGAGGATTGC aggTGGTGGAGCACACATGCAGCATCACCTCCCTGATGCTGGGGGAGACTCTGCCCTCCATCACAAAAGACATGGACACCTACACCTACCGCCTGCCCATCGGGGTGTGTGCCGGCATCGCCCCCTTCAACTTCCCCGCCATGATCCCTCTGTGGATGTTCCCCATGGGCATGGTGTGTGGCAACACCTACCTGCTGAAGCCCTCAGAGCGGGTGCCAGCCTGCACCATGCTGTTGGCCAAGATGCTGCAGGATGCTGGGATGCCAGACGGGACCCTGAACATCATTCATGGCCAGCACGACA CTGTCAACTTCATCTGTGATCATCCGGCCATCAAGGCTATCAGCTTTGTGGGCTCTAACCAAGCCGGAGAGTACATCTATGAGAGGGGATCTAAAAATGGCAAGAGAGTACAGTCCAACATG GGAGCAAAGAACCATGGTGTGGTGATGCCTGATGCAAATAAGGAGACCACTCTGAACCAGCTGGTGGGTGCAGCTTTCGGGGCAGCAGGGCAGCGCTGCATGGCCCTCTCCACGGCCATCCTGGTTGGCGAGGCCCGCAGCTGGCTGCCTGAACTGGTGGATCGTGCAAAAGCTCTGCGAGTTAATGCAG GGGACCAGGCAGGTGTGGATGTGGGGCCCCTGATCTCCCCTCAGGCCAAGGAAAGGGTCAACGGCCTGATTCAGAGTGGGGTGGACGAGGGAGCTCAGCTGCTGCTCGATGGCAGGAATGTCAAAGTCCAGGGCTATGAGAATGGCAACTTTGTGGGGCCCACCATCATTTGCAATGTCACA CCCCAGATGAAGTGCTATACTGAGGAGATCTTTGGGCCTGTCCTGGTTGTACTGGAGGCTGAATCCTTGGATGACGCCATCAGCCTTGTTAACAATAACCCTTATGGCAATGGCACAGCTATCTTCACCACCAACGGAGCCACAGCACGCAAATACACTCACAAGGTGGATGTAGGCCAG ATTGGGGTGAACGTTCCCATCCCTGTTCCTCTGCCCATGTTTTCCTTCACTGGCTCAAGAGGCTCCTTCAGAGGAGACACCAACTTCTACGGCAAACAA GGCATCCAGTTTTACACACAGATCAAAACTGTTACTTCTCAATGGAAGGCCGAAGACTCAACCGTGAAAACCCCTGCAGTTTCCATGCCAACCATGGGACGCTAA
- the LOC124001490 gene encoding basal body-orientation factor 1-like isoform X1, whose product MPKKKGKNGKKSKGKGKKEGKHESKADKESDIEKAKANAALWEARLDVTEHSRVEYREATRRLARANEELTNQQYRAEKDTVDIIAFLKRKDAEKEEKITRLEGQLKSKKKQALEENEQLVAEYTLKINELEEKFEKRSNEFRMIQGELKTIKEFRKKKAQMEQELNSIKESMYIEDREHKESLARMEHKFFSEKVRLEKEAEQRIAQLAERAHNEAIVQLDDASRSVFKENVRLSEALSCHMKEVDDLRKMTVSLAEENTSLALHKETSEQMMKENVSQVRAQNEEIAELRGKVGTLEQALGLMVGEFERDKEETQNRALVSTQASQVELDKLQKVLAMREKEMGRVKRLARSIVEQRTELECFFQEALGQVKQEIQASRLQYRQEALEAYRRRMSEARSGKKEYPRIRTFHKTPHSSNSVYTDLEEAEKWTNLQSNKVDISELTWEQKEKVLRLLFAKMNGQKASRKLSQPLELSASPERNQNNIDPGITEETSHVTFITQAPVSNLPSNPSTLPDIQTT is encoded by the exons ATGCCCAAGAAGAAAGGAAAAAATGGAAAGAAAAGTAAAGG AAAAGGAAAAAAAGAAGGCAAACATGAGTCAAAAGCCGATAAAGAGTCTGACATTGAGAAGGCAAAGGCCAATGCTGCTCTTTGGGAAGCCAGGCTGGATGTCACTGAACACTCGCGCGTGGAGTACCGTGAAGCAACCCGCAGGTTGGCACGAGCCAATGAAGAGCTCACTAACCAGCAATATCGTGCAGAGAAGGACACAGTTGACATAATTGCCTTCTTGAAGAGGAAAGATGCAGAGAAAGAAGAAAAG attacAAGGCTAGAGGGACAacttaaaagtaaaaaaaaacaagcccttgaagaaaatgaacaactg GTTGCAGAATACACTCTTAAAATCAATGAGCTGGAGGAAAAGTTTGAGAAGAGATCCAATGAGTTCAGGATGATCCAGGGTGAACTGAAGACTATCAAGGAGTTTCGGAAAAAGAAAGCCCAGATGGAGCAGGAGCTCAATAGT ATTAAAGAAAGCATGTACATTGAAGACAGAGAGCACAAGGAAAGCCTAGCTAGAATGGAGCACAAATTCTTCAGTGAAAAG GTTCGCCTAGAGAAAGAGGCCGAGCAGAGGATCGCCCAGCTGGCTGAGAGGGCCCACAATGAAGCCATTGT TCAGTTGGATGATGCGTCACGCTCAGTGTTCAAGGAGAACGTTCGTCTCAGCGAGGCACTCAGCTGCCATATGAAGGAGGTAGATGACCTGAGGAAGATGACTGTGTCATTGGCTGAGGAAAACACCTCCCTGGCACTACATAAG GAGACCAGTGAGCAGATGATGAAGGAGAATGTGTCCCAGGTAAGGGCCCAGAATGAGGAGATAGCAGAGCTTAGGGGGAAGGTGGGGACCTTGGAGCAGGCCCTGGGGCTCATGGTGGGGGAGTttgagagagacaaggaggagacGCAGAACCGAGCCCTGGTCAGCACCCAGGCCAGCCAGGTGGAGCTGGATAAGCTGCAGAAGGTGCTGGccatgagggagaaggagatggggcGAGTGAAGCGGCTGGCACGCAGCATCGTGGAGCAGCGCACAGAGCTGGAGTGCTTCTTTCAGGAGGCTTTGGGCCAGGTGAAGCAAGAGATCCAGGCCAGCCGGTTGCAGTACAGGCAGGAGGCCCTGGAGGCCTACCGCAGGCGGATGAGTGAGGCTCGGTCAGGCAAGAAGGAGTACCCCCGCATCCGCACCTTCCACAAAACCCCTCACAGCAGCAACAGTGTCTATACCGACCTGGAAGAGGCAGAGAAGTG GACTAATCTCCAGAGCAACAAGGTTGACATCTCTGAACTCACATGGGAGCAGAAGGAGAAAGTGCTTAGACTGCTGTTTGCCAAAATGAACGGACAGAAAGCAAG CAGGAAACTGAGTCAACCTTTGGAGTTGTCTGCGTCCCCAGAGAGGAACCAGAACAACATTGACCCCGG AATTACAGAGGAGACATCCCATGTGACCTTCATCACCCAGGCGCCTGTGTCCAACCTTCCCTCGAACCCCAGCACCCTGCCGGATATCCAAACCACATGA
- the LOC124001490 gene encoding basal body-orientation factor 1-like isoform X2, which yields MPKKKGKNGKKSKGKGKKEGKHESKADKESDIEKAKANAALWEARLDVTEHSRVEYREATRRLARANEELTNQQYRAEKDTVDIIAFLKRKDAEKEEKITRLEGQLKSKKKQALEENEQLVAEYTLKINELEEKFEKRSNEFRMIQGELKTIKEFRKKKAQMEQELNSIKESMYIEDREHKESLARMEHKFFSEKVRLEKEAEQRIAQLAERAHNEAIVQLDDASRSVFKENVRLSEALSCHMKEVDDLRKMTVSLAEENTSLALHKETSEQMMKENVSQVRAQNEEIAELRGKVGTLEQALGLMVGEFERDKEETQNRALVSTQASQVELDKLQKVLAMREKEMGRVKRLARSIVEQRTELECFFQEALGQVKQEIQASRLQYRQEALEAYRRRMSEARSGKKEYPRIRTFHKTPHSSNSVYTDLEEAEKWTNLQSNKVDISELTWEQKEKVLRLLFAKMNGQKARKLSQPLELSASPERNQNNIDPGITEETSHVTFITQAPVSNLPSNPSTLPDIQTT from the exons ATGCCCAAGAAGAAAGGAAAAAATGGAAAGAAAAGTAAAGG AAAAGGAAAAAAAGAAGGCAAACATGAGTCAAAAGCCGATAAAGAGTCTGACATTGAGAAGGCAAAGGCCAATGCTGCTCTTTGGGAAGCCAGGCTGGATGTCACTGAACACTCGCGCGTGGAGTACCGTGAAGCAACCCGCAGGTTGGCACGAGCCAATGAAGAGCTCACTAACCAGCAATATCGTGCAGAGAAGGACACAGTTGACATAATTGCCTTCTTGAAGAGGAAAGATGCAGAGAAAGAAGAAAAG attacAAGGCTAGAGGGACAacttaaaagtaaaaaaaaacaagcccttgaagaaaatgaacaactg GTTGCAGAATACACTCTTAAAATCAATGAGCTGGAGGAAAAGTTTGAGAAGAGATCCAATGAGTTCAGGATGATCCAGGGTGAACTGAAGACTATCAAGGAGTTTCGGAAAAAGAAAGCCCAGATGGAGCAGGAGCTCAATAGT ATTAAAGAAAGCATGTACATTGAAGACAGAGAGCACAAGGAAAGCCTAGCTAGAATGGAGCACAAATTCTTCAGTGAAAAG GTTCGCCTAGAGAAAGAGGCCGAGCAGAGGATCGCCCAGCTGGCTGAGAGGGCCCACAATGAAGCCATTGT TCAGTTGGATGATGCGTCACGCTCAGTGTTCAAGGAGAACGTTCGTCTCAGCGAGGCACTCAGCTGCCATATGAAGGAGGTAGATGACCTGAGGAAGATGACTGTGTCATTGGCTGAGGAAAACACCTCCCTGGCACTACATAAG GAGACCAGTGAGCAGATGATGAAGGAGAATGTGTCCCAGGTAAGGGCCCAGAATGAGGAGATAGCAGAGCTTAGGGGGAAGGTGGGGACCTTGGAGCAGGCCCTGGGGCTCATGGTGGGGGAGTttgagagagacaaggaggagacGCAGAACCGAGCCCTGGTCAGCACCCAGGCCAGCCAGGTGGAGCTGGATAAGCTGCAGAAGGTGCTGGccatgagggagaaggagatggggcGAGTGAAGCGGCTGGCACGCAGCATCGTGGAGCAGCGCACAGAGCTGGAGTGCTTCTTTCAGGAGGCTTTGGGCCAGGTGAAGCAAGAGATCCAGGCCAGCCGGTTGCAGTACAGGCAGGAGGCCCTGGAGGCCTACCGCAGGCGGATGAGTGAGGCTCGGTCAGGCAAGAAGGAGTACCCCCGCATCCGCACCTTCCACAAAACCCCTCACAGCAGCAACAGTGTCTATACCGACCTGGAAGAGGCAGAGAAGTG GACTAATCTCCAGAGCAACAAGGTTGACATCTCTGAACTCACATGGGAGCAGAAGGAGAAAGTGCTTAGACTGCTGTTTGCCAAAATGAACGGACAGAAAGCAAG GAAACTGAGTCAACCTTTGGAGTTGTCTGCGTCCCCAGAGAGGAACCAGAACAACATTGACCCCGG AATTACAGAGGAGACATCCCATGTGACCTTCATCACCCAGGCGCCTGTGTCCAACCTTCCCTCGAACCCCAGCACCCTGCCGGATATCCAAACCACATGA